Proteins found in one Mytilus edulis chromosome 2, xbMytEdul2.2, whole genome shotgun sequence genomic segment:
- the LOC139513116 gene encoding pre-B-cell leukemia transcription factor 1-like isoform X25: MDDQQRMMHNQGQMANTNVLQQYGIPQQGDDPSDQRKQEIGDILQQIMTITDQSLDEAQARCRKHTLNCHRMKPALFSVLCEIKEKTVLSIRNSQEEEPPDPQLMRLDNMLIAEGVAGPEKGGGSSAAANATAAASGGQPDSAIEHSDYRAKLAQIRQIYHTELDKYEQACNEFTTHVVNLLREQSRTRPIAPKEIERMVGIIRKKFAAIEMQLKQSTCEAVMILRSRFLDARRKRRNFSKQATEVLNEYFYSHLSNPYPSEEAKEELARKCQITVSQVSNWFGNKRIRYKKNIGKAQEEANMYAAKTAAAAAANVGGHDGQGAAGYNLGSSQSGMGGGGMYMNLNGDNYQSSDNSVNTLRHVMPQSAGYSNDSMHNSYDQPQVSQLQ; this comes from the exons ATGGACGACCAGCAAAGAATGATGCATAACCAGGGACAAATGGCGAACACTAATGTGCTTCAACAGTATGGGATTCCTCAACAGGGAGACGATCCCTCGGACCAGAGAAAGCAAGAAATTGGTGATATTCTTCAACAGATAATGACAATTACAGACCAAAGCCTTGACGAAGCACAAGCAAGGTGCCG GAAACACACATTGAACTGTCACAGAATGAAACCTGCATTATTTAGTGTATTATGTGAAATCAAAGAAAAAACAG TTCTCAGTATTAGAAATTCACAAGAAGAAGAACCACCAGATCCGCAGTTGATGAGATTAGATAACATGTTAATAGCTGAAGGAGTAGCCGGTCCAGAGAAAGGTGGGGGCTCCTCAGCAGCCGCCAATGCCACAGCAGCTGCCTCTGGTGGCCAGCCAGATAGTGCTATTGAACACTCAGACTATAGAGCCAAACTGGCACAGATCCGTCAAATTTATCATACAGAACTAGACAAATATGAACAA GCCTGTAATGAATTTACTACGCATGTTGTCAACCTGTTAAGGGAACAAAGTCGAACAAGACCAATAGCTCCAAAAGAAATAGAGAGAATGGTTGGAATAATTCGTAAGAAATTTGCTGCTATAGAAATGCAGTTGAAACAGAGTACATGTGAAGCTGTTATGATTTTAAGGTCCAGATTTTTAGATGCCAG acGAAAGAGAAGAAATTTTAGCAAACAAGCAACAGAAGTGctaaatgaatatttttattcTCATTTGAGTAATCCTTACCCTAGTGAGGAGGCCAAAGAAGAATTGGCTAGAAAATGTCAGATAACAGTATCTCAG GTCTCAAATTGGTTTGGTAATAAAAGAATTAGATACAAGAAAAATATAGGAAAAGCCCAAGAAGAGGCAAATATGTATGCTGCAAAGACGGCTGCTGCTGCTGCAGCTAATGTGGGTGGCCATGATGGTCAAG GTGCAGCAGGTTACAACCTTGGTTCATCCCAGTCTGGAATGGGTGGGGGAGGAATGTATATGAATCTTAATGGCGATAATTACCAAAGTAGTGACAACTCG
- the LOC139513116 gene encoding pre-B-cell leukemia transcription factor 1-like isoform X13: protein MDDQQRMMHNQGQMANTNVLQQYGIPQQGDDPSDQRKQEIGDILQQIMTITDQSLDEAQARKHTLNCHRMKPALFSVLCEIKEKTVLSIRNSQEEEPPDPQLMRLDNMLIAEGVAGPEKGGGSSAAANATAAASGGQPDSAIEHSDYRAKLAQIRQIYHTELDKYEQDGSEIKNSDYEAKLAQIRQVYQTEYGKYEQACNEFTTHVVNLLREQSRTRPIAPKEIERMVGIIRKKFAAIEMQLKQSTCEAVMILRSRFLDARRKRRNFSKQATEVLNEYFYSHLSNPYPSEEAKEELARKCQITVSQVSNWFGNKRIRYKKNIGKAQEEANMYAAKTAAAAAANVGGHDGQGAAGYNLGSSQSGMGGGGMYMNLNGDNYQSSDNSVNTLRHVMPQSAGYSNDSMHNSYDQPQVSQLQ, encoded by the exons ATGGACGACCAGCAAAGAATGATGCATAACCAGGGACAAATGGCGAACACTAATGTGCTTCAACAGTATGGGATTCCTCAACAGGGAGACGATCCCTCGGACCAGAGAAAGCAAGAAATTGGTGATATTCTTCAACAGATAATGACAATTACAGACCAAAGCCTTGACGAAGCACAAGCAAG GAAACACACATTGAACTGTCACAGAATGAAACCTGCATTATTTAGTGTATTATGTGAAATCAAAGAAAAAACAG TTCTCAGTATTAGAAATTCACAAGAAGAAGAACCACCAGATCCGCAGTTGATGAGATTAGATAACATGTTAATAGCTGAAGGAGTAGCCGGTCCAGAGAAAGGTGGGGGCTCCTCAGCAGCCGCCAATGCCACAGCAGCTGCCTCTGGTGGCCAGCCAGATAGTGCTATTGAACACTCAGACTATAGAGCCAAACTGGCACAGATCCGTCAAATTTATCATACAGAACTAGACAAATATGAACAA GATGGATCAGAAATCAAAAATTCAGACTATGAAGCGAAACTAGCACAGATTCGGCAGGTCTACCAAACAGAATATGGAAAATATGAACAg GCCTGTAATGAATTTACTACGCATGTTGTCAACCTGTTAAGGGAACAAAGTCGAACAAGACCAATAGCTCCAAAAGAAATAGAGAGAATGGTTGGAATAATTCGTAAGAAATTTGCTGCTATAGAAATGCAGTTGAAACAGAGTACATGTGAAGCTGTTATGATTTTAAGGTCCAGATTTTTAGATGCCAG acGAAAGAGAAGAAATTTTAGCAAACAAGCAACAGAAGTGctaaatgaatatttttattcTCATTTGAGTAATCCTTACCCTAGTGAGGAGGCCAAAGAAGAATTGGCTAGAAAATGTCAGATAACAGTATCTCAG GTCTCAAATTGGTTTGGTAATAAAAGAATTAGATACAAGAAAAATATAGGAAAAGCCCAAGAAGAGGCAAATATGTATGCTGCAAAGACGGCTGCTGCTGCTGCAGCTAATGTGGGTGGCCATGATGGTCAAG GTGCAGCAGGTTACAACCTTGGTTCATCCCAGTCTGGAATGGGTGGGGGAGGAATGTATATGAATCTTAATGGCGATAATTACCAAAGTAGTGACAACTCG
- the LOC139513116 gene encoding pre-B-cell leukemia transcription factor 1-like isoform X28 gives MDDQQRMMHNQGQMANTNVLQQYGIPQQGDDPSDQRKQEIGDILQQIMTITDQSLDEAQARKHTLNCHRMKPALFSVLCEIKEKTVLSIRNSQEEEPPDPQLMRLDNMLIAEGVAGPEKGGGSSAAANATAAASGGQPDSAIEHSDYRAKLAQIRQIYHTELDKYEQACNEFTTHVVNLLREQSRTRPIAPKEIERMVGIIRKKFAAIEMQLKQSTCEAVMILRSRFLDARRKRRNFSKQATEVLNEYFYSHLSNPYPSEEAKEELARKCQITVSQVSNWFGNKRIRYKKNIGKAQEEANMYAAKTAAAAAANVGGHDGQGAAGYNLGSSQSGMGGGGMYMNLNGDNYQSSDNSVNTLRHVMPQSAGYSNDSMHNSYDQPQVSQLQ, from the exons ATGGACGACCAGCAAAGAATGATGCATAACCAGGGACAAATGGCGAACACTAATGTGCTTCAACAGTATGGGATTCCTCAACAGGGAGACGATCCCTCGGACCAGAGAAAGCAAGAAATTGGTGATATTCTTCAACAGATAATGACAATTACAGACCAAAGCCTTGACGAAGCACAAGCAAG GAAACACACATTGAACTGTCACAGAATGAAACCTGCATTATTTAGTGTATTATGTGAAATCAAAGAAAAAACAG TTCTCAGTATTAGAAATTCACAAGAAGAAGAACCACCAGATCCGCAGTTGATGAGATTAGATAACATGTTAATAGCTGAAGGAGTAGCCGGTCCAGAGAAAGGTGGGGGCTCCTCAGCAGCCGCCAATGCCACAGCAGCTGCCTCTGGTGGCCAGCCAGATAGTGCTATTGAACACTCAGACTATAGAGCCAAACTGGCACAGATCCGTCAAATTTATCATACAGAACTAGACAAATATGAACAA GCCTGTAATGAATTTACTACGCATGTTGTCAACCTGTTAAGGGAACAAAGTCGAACAAGACCAATAGCTCCAAAAGAAATAGAGAGAATGGTTGGAATAATTCGTAAGAAATTTGCTGCTATAGAAATGCAGTTGAAACAGAGTACATGTGAAGCTGTTATGATTTTAAGGTCCAGATTTTTAGATGCCAG acGAAAGAGAAGAAATTTTAGCAAACAAGCAACAGAAGTGctaaatgaatatttttattcTCATTTGAGTAATCCTTACCCTAGTGAGGAGGCCAAAGAAGAATTGGCTAGAAAATGTCAGATAACAGTATCTCAG GTCTCAAATTGGTTTGGTAATAAAAGAATTAGATACAAGAAAAATATAGGAAAAGCCCAAGAAGAGGCAAATATGTATGCTGCAAAGACGGCTGCTGCTGCTGCAGCTAATGTGGGTGGCCATGATGGTCAAG GTGCAGCAGGTTACAACCTTGGTTCATCCCAGTCTGGAATGGGTGGGGGAGGAATGTATATGAATCTTAATGGCGATAATTACCAAAGTAGTGACAACTCG
- the LOC139513116 gene encoding pre-B-cell leukemia transcription factor 1-like isoform X22: MDDQQRMMHNQGQMANTNVLQQYGIPQQGDDPSDQRKQEIGDILQQIMTITDQSLDEAQARKHTLNCHRMKPALFSVLCEIKEKTVLSIRNSQEEEPPDPQLMRLDNMLIAEGVAGPEKGGGSSAAANATAAASGGQPDSAIEHSDYRAKLAQIRQIYHTELDKYEQDGSEIKNSDYEAKLAQIRQVYQTEYGKYEQACNEFTTHVVNLLREQSRTRPIAPKEIERMVGIIRKKFAAIEMQLKQSTCEAVMILRSRFLDARRKRRNFSKLATQVLNDYFNSHLSNPYPSEEAKEELARKCQITVSQVSNWFGNKRIRYKKNIGKAQEEANMYAAKTAAAAAANVGGHDGQGAAGYNLGSSQSGMGGGGMYMNLNGDNYQSSDNSVEDAGFM, encoded by the exons ATGGACGACCAGCAAAGAATGATGCATAACCAGGGACAAATGGCGAACACTAATGTGCTTCAACAGTATGGGATTCCTCAACAGGGAGACGATCCCTCGGACCAGAGAAAGCAAGAAATTGGTGATATTCTTCAACAGATAATGACAATTACAGACCAAAGCCTTGACGAAGCACAAGCAAG GAAACACACATTGAACTGTCACAGAATGAAACCTGCATTATTTAGTGTATTATGTGAAATCAAAGAAAAAACAG TTCTCAGTATTAGAAATTCACAAGAAGAAGAACCACCAGATCCGCAGTTGATGAGATTAGATAACATGTTAATAGCTGAAGGAGTAGCCGGTCCAGAGAAAGGTGGGGGCTCCTCAGCAGCCGCCAATGCCACAGCAGCTGCCTCTGGTGGCCAGCCAGATAGTGCTATTGAACACTCAGACTATAGAGCCAAACTGGCACAGATCCGTCAAATTTATCATACAGAACTAGACAAATATGAACAA GATGGATCAGAAATCAAAAATTCAGACTATGAAGCGAAACTAGCACAGATTCGGCAGGTCTACCAAACAGAATATGGAAAATATGAACAg GCCTGTAATGAATTTACTACGCATGTTGTCAACCTGTTAAGGGAACAAAGTCGAACAAGACCAATAGCTCCAAAAGAAATAGAGAGAATGGTTGGAATAATTCGTAAGAAATTTGCTGCTATAGAAATGCAGTTGAAACAGAGTACATGTGAAGCTGTTATGATTTTAAGGTCCAGATTTTTAGATGCCAG aagAAAGAGAAGAAATTTTAGTAAACTAGCAACACAAGTGCTAAATGactattttaattctcatttgaGTAATCCTTACCCTAGTGAGGAGGCCAAAGAAGAATTGGCTCGCAAATGTCAGATAACAGTCTCTCAG GTCTCAAATTGGTTTGGTAATAAAAGAATTAGATACAAGAAAAATATAGGAAAAGCCCAAGAAGAGGCAAATATGTATGCTGCAAAGACGGCTGCTGCTGCTGCAGCTAATGTGGGTGGCCATGATGGTCAAG GTGCAGCAGGTTACAACCTTGGTTCATCCCAGTCTGGAATGGGTGGGGGAGGAATGTATATGAATCTTAATGGCGATAATTACCAAAGTAGTGACAACTCG GTTGAAGATGCTGGTTTTATGTGA
- the LOC139513116 gene encoding pre-B-cell leukemia transcription factor 1-like isoform X19, whose amino-acid sequence MDDQQRMMHNQGQMANTNVLQQYGIPQQGDDPSDQRKQEIGDILQQIMTITDQSLDEAQARCRKHTLNCHRMKPALFSVLCEIKEKTVLSIRNSQEEEPPDPQLMRLDNMLIAEGVAGPEKGGGSSAAANATAAASGGQPDSAIEHSDYRAKLAQIRQIYHTELDKYEQDGSEIKNSDYEAKLAQIRQVYQTEYGKYEQACNEFTTHVVNLLREQSRTRPIAPKEIERMVGIIRKKFAAIEMQLKQSTCEAVMILRSRFLDARRKRRNFSKQATEVLNEYFYSHLSNPYPSEEAKEELARKCQITVSQVSNWFGNKRIRYKKNIGKAQEEANMYAAKTAAAAAANVGGHDGQGAAGYNLGSSQSGMGGGGMYMNLNGDNYQSSDNSVEDAGFM is encoded by the exons ATGGACGACCAGCAAAGAATGATGCATAACCAGGGACAAATGGCGAACACTAATGTGCTTCAACAGTATGGGATTCCTCAACAGGGAGACGATCCCTCGGACCAGAGAAAGCAAGAAATTGGTGATATTCTTCAACAGATAATGACAATTACAGACCAAAGCCTTGACGAAGCACAAGCAAGGTGCCG GAAACACACATTGAACTGTCACAGAATGAAACCTGCATTATTTAGTGTATTATGTGAAATCAAAGAAAAAACAG TTCTCAGTATTAGAAATTCACAAGAAGAAGAACCACCAGATCCGCAGTTGATGAGATTAGATAACATGTTAATAGCTGAAGGAGTAGCCGGTCCAGAGAAAGGTGGGGGCTCCTCAGCAGCCGCCAATGCCACAGCAGCTGCCTCTGGTGGCCAGCCAGATAGTGCTATTGAACACTCAGACTATAGAGCCAAACTGGCACAGATCCGTCAAATTTATCATACAGAACTAGACAAATATGAACAA GATGGATCAGAAATCAAAAATTCAGACTATGAAGCGAAACTAGCACAGATTCGGCAGGTCTACCAAACAGAATATGGAAAATATGAACAg GCCTGTAATGAATTTACTACGCATGTTGTCAACCTGTTAAGGGAACAAAGTCGAACAAGACCAATAGCTCCAAAAGAAATAGAGAGAATGGTTGGAATAATTCGTAAGAAATTTGCTGCTATAGAAATGCAGTTGAAACAGAGTACATGTGAAGCTGTTATGATTTTAAGGTCCAGATTTTTAGATGCCAG acGAAAGAGAAGAAATTTTAGCAAACAAGCAACAGAAGTGctaaatgaatatttttattcTCATTTGAGTAATCCTTACCCTAGTGAGGAGGCCAAAGAAGAATTGGCTAGAAAATGTCAGATAACAGTATCTCAG GTCTCAAATTGGTTTGGTAATAAAAGAATTAGATACAAGAAAAATATAGGAAAAGCCCAAGAAGAGGCAAATATGTATGCTGCAAAGACGGCTGCTGCTGCTGCAGCTAATGTGGGTGGCCATGATGGTCAAG GTGCAGCAGGTTACAACCTTGGTTCATCCCAGTCTGGAATGGGTGGGGGAGGAATGTATATGAATCTTAATGGCGATAATTACCAAAGTAGTGACAACTCG GTTGAAGATGCTGGTTTTATGTGA
- the LOC139513116 gene encoding pre-B-cell leukemia transcription factor 1-like isoform X29 has translation MDDQQRMMHNQGQMANTNVLQQYGIPQQGDDPSDQRKQEIGDILQQIMTITDQSLDEAQARCRKHTLNCHRMKPALFSVLCEIKEKTVLSIRNSQEEEPPDPQLMRLDNMLIAEGVAGPEKGGGSSAAANATAAASGGQPDSAIEHSDYRAKLAQIRQIYHTELDKYEQACNEFTTHVVNLLREQSRTRPIAPKEIERMVGIIRKKFAAIEMQLKQSTCEAVMILRSRFLDARRKRRNFSKQATEVLNEYFYSHLSNPYPSEEAKEELARKCQITVSQVSNWFGNKRIRYKKNIGKAQEEANMYAAKTAAAAAANVGGHDGQGAAGYNLGSSQSGMGGGGMYMNLNGDNYQSSDNSVEDAGFM, from the exons ATGGACGACCAGCAAAGAATGATGCATAACCAGGGACAAATGGCGAACACTAATGTGCTTCAACAGTATGGGATTCCTCAACAGGGAGACGATCCCTCGGACCAGAGAAAGCAAGAAATTGGTGATATTCTTCAACAGATAATGACAATTACAGACCAAAGCCTTGACGAAGCACAAGCAAGGTGCCG GAAACACACATTGAACTGTCACAGAATGAAACCTGCATTATTTAGTGTATTATGTGAAATCAAAGAAAAAACAG TTCTCAGTATTAGAAATTCACAAGAAGAAGAACCACCAGATCCGCAGTTGATGAGATTAGATAACATGTTAATAGCTGAAGGAGTAGCCGGTCCAGAGAAAGGTGGGGGCTCCTCAGCAGCCGCCAATGCCACAGCAGCTGCCTCTGGTGGCCAGCCAGATAGTGCTATTGAACACTCAGACTATAGAGCCAAACTGGCACAGATCCGTCAAATTTATCATACAGAACTAGACAAATATGAACAA GCCTGTAATGAATTTACTACGCATGTTGTCAACCTGTTAAGGGAACAAAGTCGAACAAGACCAATAGCTCCAAAAGAAATAGAGAGAATGGTTGGAATAATTCGTAAGAAATTTGCTGCTATAGAAATGCAGTTGAAACAGAGTACATGTGAAGCTGTTATGATTTTAAGGTCCAGATTTTTAGATGCCAG acGAAAGAGAAGAAATTTTAGCAAACAAGCAACAGAAGTGctaaatgaatatttttattcTCATTTGAGTAATCCTTACCCTAGTGAGGAGGCCAAAGAAGAATTGGCTAGAAAATGTCAGATAACAGTATCTCAG GTCTCAAATTGGTTTGGTAATAAAAGAATTAGATACAAGAAAAATATAGGAAAAGCCCAAGAAGAGGCAAATATGTATGCTGCAAAGACGGCTGCTGCTGCTGCAGCTAATGTGGGTGGCCATGATGGTCAAG GTGCAGCAGGTTACAACCTTGGTTCATCCCAGTCTGGAATGGGTGGGGGAGGAATGTATATGAATCTTAATGGCGATAATTACCAAAGTAGTGACAACTCG GTTGAAGATGCTGGTTTTATGTGA
- the LOC139513116 gene encoding pre-B-cell leukemia transcription factor 1-like isoform X21: MDDQQRMMHNQGQMANTNVLQQYGIPQQGDDPSDQRKQEIGDILQQIMTITDQSLDEAQARKHTLNCHRMKPALFSVLCEIKEKTVLSIRNSQEEEPPDPQLMRLDNMLIAEGVAGPEKGGGSSAAANATAAASGGQPDSAIEHSDYRAKLAQIRQIYHTELDKYEQDGSEIKNSDYEAKLAQIRQVYQTEYGKYEQACNEFTTHVVNLLREQSRTRPIAPKEIERMVGIIRKKFAAIEMQLKQSTCEAVMILRSRFLDARRKRRNFSKQATEVLNEYFYSHLSNPYPSEEAKEELARKCQITVSQVSNWFGNKRIRYKKNIGKAQEEANMYAAKTAAAAAANVGGHDGQGAAGYNLGSSQSGMGGGGMYMNLNGDNYQSSDNSVEDAGFM; the protein is encoded by the exons ATGGACGACCAGCAAAGAATGATGCATAACCAGGGACAAATGGCGAACACTAATGTGCTTCAACAGTATGGGATTCCTCAACAGGGAGACGATCCCTCGGACCAGAGAAAGCAAGAAATTGGTGATATTCTTCAACAGATAATGACAATTACAGACCAAAGCCTTGACGAAGCACAAGCAAG GAAACACACATTGAACTGTCACAGAATGAAACCTGCATTATTTAGTGTATTATGTGAAATCAAAGAAAAAACAG TTCTCAGTATTAGAAATTCACAAGAAGAAGAACCACCAGATCCGCAGTTGATGAGATTAGATAACATGTTAATAGCTGAAGGAGTAGCCGGTCCAGAGAAAGGTGGGGGCTCCTCAGCAGCCGCCAATGCCACAGCAGCTGCCTCTGGTGGCCAGCCAGATAGTGCTATTGAACACTCAGACTATAGAGCCAAACTGGCACAGATCCGTCAAATTTATCATACAGAACTAGACAAATATGAACAA GATGGATCAGAAATCAAAAATTCAGACTATGAAGCGAAACTAGCACAGATTCGGCAGGTCTACCAAACAGAATATGGAAAATATGAACAg GCCTGTAATGAATTTACTACGCATGTTGTCAACCTGTTAAGGGAACAAAGTCGAACAAGACCAATAGCTCCAAAAGAAATAGAGAGAATGGTTGGAATAATTCGTAAGAAATTTGCTGCTATAGAAATGCAGTTGAAACAGAGTACATGTGAAGCTGTTATGATTTTAAGGTCCAGATTTTTAGATGCCAG acGAAAGAGAAGAAATTTTAGCAAACAAGCAACAGAAGTGctaaatgaatatttttattcTCATTTGAGTAATCCTTACCCTAGTGAGGAGGCCAAAGAAGAATTGGCTAGAAAATGTCAGATAACAGTATCTCAG GTCTCAAATTGGTTTGGTAATAAAAGAATTAGATACAAGAAAAATATAGGAAAAGCCCAAGAAGAGGCAAATATGTATGCTGCAAAGACGGCTGCTGCTGCTGCAGCTAATGTGGGTGGCCATGATGGTCAAG GTGCAGCAGGTTACAACCTTGGTTCATCCCAGTCTGGAATGGGTGGGGGAGGAATGTATATGAATCTTAATGGCGATAATTACCAAAGTAGTGACAACTCG GTTGAAGATGCTGGTTTTATGTGA
- the LOC139513116 gene encoding pre-B-cell leukemia transcription factor 1-like isoform X11 has product MDDQQRMMHNQGQMANTNVLQQYGIPQQGDDPSDQRKQEIGDILQQIMTITDQSLDEAQARCRKHTLNCHRMKPALFSVLCEIKEKTVLSIRNSQEEEPPDPQLMRLDNMLIAEGVAGPEKGGGSSAAANATAAASGGQPDSAIEHSDYRAKLAQIRQIYHTELDKYEQDGSEIKNSDYEAKLAQIRQVYQTEYGKYEQACNEFTTHVVNLLREQSRTRPIAPKEIERMVGIIRKKFAAIEMQLKQSTCEAVMILRSRFLDARRKRRNFSKQATEVLNEYFYSHLSNPYPSEEAKEELARKCQITVSQVSNWFGNKRIRYKKNIGKAQEEANMYAAKTAAAAAANVGGHDGQGAAGYNLGSSQSGMGGGGMYMNLNGDNYQSSDNSVNTLRHVMPQSAGYSNDSMHNSYDQPQVSQLQ; this is encoded by the exons ATGGACGACCAGCAAAGAATGATGCATAACCAGGGACAAATGGCGAACACTAATGTGCTTCAACAGTATGGGATTCCTCAACAGGGAGACGATCCCTCGGACCAGAGAAAGCAAGAAATTGGTGATATTCTTCAACAGATAATGACAATTACAGACCAAAGCCTTGACGAAGCACAAGCAAGGTGCCG GAAACACACATTGAACTGTCACAGAATGAAACCTGCATTATTTAGTGTATTATGTGAAATCAAAGAAAAAACAG TTCTCAGTATTAGAAATTCACAAGAAGAAGAACCACCAGATCCGCAGTTGATGAGATTAGATAACATGTTAATAGCTGAAGGAGTAGCCGGTCCAGAGAAAGGTGGGGGCTCCTCAGCAGCCGCCAATGCCACAGCAGCTGCCTCTGGTGGCCAGCCAGATAGTGCTATTGAACACTCAGACTATAGAGCCAAACTGGCACAGATCCGTCAAATTTATCATACAGAACTAGACAAATATGAACAA GATGGATCAGAAATCAAAAATTCAGACTATGAAGCGAAACTAGCACAGATTCGGCAGGTCTACCAAACAGAATATGGAAAATATGAACAg GCCTGTAATGAATTTACTACGCATGTTGTCAACCTGTTAAGGGAACAAAGTCGAACAAGACCAATAGCTCCAAAAGAAATAGAGAGAATGGTTGGAATAATTCGTAAGAAATTTGCTGCTATAGAAATGCAGTTGAAACAGAGTACATGTGAAGCTGTTATGATTTTAAGGTCCAGATTTTTAGATGCCAG acGAAAGAGAAGAAATTTTAGCAAACAAGCAACAGAAGTGctaaatgaatatttttattcTCATTTGAGTAATCCTTACCCTAGTGAGGAGGCCAAAGAAGAATTGGCTAGAAAATGTCAGATAACAGTATCTCAG GTCTCAAATTGGTTTGGTAATAAAAGAATTAGATACAAGAAAAATATAGGAAAAGCCCAAGAAGAGGCAAATATGTATGCTGCAAAGACGGCTGCTGCTGCTGCAGCTAATGTGGGTGGCCATGATGGTCAAG GTGCAGCAGGTTACAACCTTGGTTCATCCCAGTCTGGAATGGGTGGGGGAGGAATGTATATGAATCTTAATGGCGATAATTACCAAAGTAGTGACAACTCG
- the LOC139513116 gene encoding pre-B-cell leukemia transcription factor 1-like isoform X20, giving the protein MDDQQRMMHNQGQMANTNVLQQYGIPQQGDDPSDQRKQEIGDILQQIMTITDQSLDEAQARCRKHTLNCHRMKPALFSVLCEIKEKTVLSIRNSQEEEPPDPQLMRLDNMLIAEGVAGPEKGGGSSAAANATAAASGGQPDSAIEHSDYRAKLAQIRQIYHTELDKYEQDGSEIKNSDYEAKLAQIRQVYQTEYGKYEQACNEFTTHVVNLLREQSRTRPIAPKEIERMVGIIRKKFAAIEMQLKQSTCEAVMILRSRFLDARRKRRNFSKLATQVLNDYFNSHLSNPYPSEEAKEELARKCQITVSQVSNWFGNKRIRYKKNIGKAQEEANMYAAKTAAAAAANVGGHDGQGAAGYNLGSSQSGMGGGGMYMNLNGDNYQSSDNSVEDAGFM; this is encoded by the exons ATGGACGACCAGCAAAGAATGATGCATAACCAGGGACAAATGGCGAACACTAATGTGCTTCAACAGTATGGGATTCCTCAACAGGGAGACGATCCCTCGGACCAGAGAAAGCAAGAAATTGGTGATATTCTTCAACAGATAATGACAATTACAGACCAAAGCCTTGACGAAGCACAAGCAAGGTGCCG GAAACACACATTGAACTGTCACAGAATGAAACCTGCATTATTTAGTGTATTATGTGAAATCAAAGAAAAAACAG TTCTCAGTATTAGAAATTCACAAGAAGAAGAACCACCAGATCCGCAGTTGATGAGATTAGATAACATGTTAATAGCTGAAGGAGTAGCCGGTCCAGAGAAAGGTGGGGGCTCCTCAGCAGCCGCCAATGCCACAGCAGCTGCCTCTGGTGGCCAGCCAGATAGTGCTATTGAACACTCAGACTATAGAGCCAAACTGGCACAGATCCGTCAAATTTATCATACAGAACTAGACAAATATGAACAA GATGGATCAGAAATCAAAAATTCAGACTATGAAGCGAAACTAGCACAGATTCGGCAGGTCTACCAAACAGAATATGGAAAATATGAACAg GCCTGTAATGAATTTACTACGCATGTTGTCAACCTGTTAAGGGAACAAAGTCGAACAAGACCAATAGCTCCAAAAGAAATAGAGAGAATGGTTGGAATAATTCGTAAGAAATTTGCTGCTATAGAAATGCAGTTGAAACAGAGTACATGTGAAGCTGTTATGATTTTAAGGTCCAGATTTTTAGATGCCAG aagAAAGAGAAGAAATTTTAGTAAACTAGCAACACAAGTGCTAAATGactattttaattctcatttgaGTAATCCTTACCCTAGTGAGGAGGCCAAAGAAGAATTGGCTCGCAAATGTCAGATAACAGTCTCTCAG GTCTCAAATTGGTTTGGTAATAAAAGAATTAGATACAAGAAAAATATAGGAAAAGCCCAAGAAGAGGCAAATATGTATGCTGCAAAGACGGCTGCTGCTGCTGCAGCTAATGTGGGTGGCCATGATGGTCAAG GTGCAGCAGGTTACAACCTTGGTTCATCCCAGTCTGGAATGGGTGGGGGAGGAATGTATATGAATCTTAATGGCGATAATTACCAAAGTAGTGACAACTCG GTTGAAGATGCTGGTTTTATGTGA